The following coding sequences are from one Leucoraja erinacea ecotype New England chromosome 2, Leri_hhj_1, whole genome shotgun sequence window:
- the cct5 gene encoding T-complex protein 1 subunit epsilon: MSAIGTIAFDEYGRPFIIIKDQDSKTRLTGLEALKSHIMAAKAVSNTLRTSLGPKGLDKMMVDKDGEVTVTNDGATILSMMDVEHQVAKLMVELSKSQDDEIGDGTTGVVVLAGALLEQAEQLLDRGIHPIRVADGYELAARIAMDQLDKISDIFPVDPNNKEPLIQTAMTALGSKVINRCHRQMAEIAVDAVLSVADMERKDVDFELMKVEGKVGGKLEDTQLIKGVVVDKEFSHPQMPKVVKDAKLAILTCPFEPPKPKTKHKLDVTSVEDYKALQKYEKDKFAEMINQVKNTGANLAICQWGFDDEANHLLLQNKLPAIRWVGGPEIELIAIATGGRIVPRFSELTPEKLGSAGIVKELSFGTTKDKMLVIEECQNSRAVTIFIRGGNKMIIEEAKRALHDALCVIRNLVKDNRVVYGGGAAEIACALAVNEAADKCPTFEQYAMRAFADALEVIPMSLAENSGYNPIQTMTEVRAKQVKENNPALGIDCLHKETNDMKKQHVVETLIGKKQQISLATQVVKMILKIDDIRCPGEMQE, translated from the exons TCGCATATCATGGCAGCAAAAGCAGTGTCAAATACACTGAGAACATCCCTTGGACCAAAAG GGCTTGACAAAATGATGGTGGACAAGGATGGAGAAGTGACGGTCACCAATGATGGTGCCACCATTTTAAGTATGATGGATGTAGAGCATCAAGTTGCTAAATTGATGGTGGAGCTTTCAAAGTCTCAGGATGATGAAATTGGCGATGGTACCACAGGTGTGGTTG TTCTTGCTGGTGCCCTGTTGGAACAAGCTGAACAATTATTGGATCGTGGTATTCATCCTATACGTGTAGCTGATGGTTATGAATTGGCTGCCCGCATTGCTATGGACCAACTGGACAAGATCAGTGACATTTTTCCTGTGGATCCAAACAACAAAGAGCCCCTGATTCAAACAGCTATGACTGCACTTGGCTCTAAAGT TATTAATCGTTGCCATAGACAAATGGCAGAAATAGCTGTGGATGCAGTCCTATCTGTTGCTGATATGGAGCGCAAGGATGTCGATTTTGAGTTGATGAAGGTGGAAGGTAAAGTTGGTGGAAAACTTGAGGACACACAGTTAATTAAAGGAGTTGTGGTGGACAAAGAATTTAGCCATCCACAAATGCCAAAG GTGGTAAAAGATGCAAAGCTTGCAATTTTGACTTGTCCATTTGAACCACCAAAACCAAAAACCAAGCATAAGCTTGATGTGACCTCTGTGGAAGATTACAAAGCCTTGCAAAAATATGAAAAGGATAAATTCGCAGAAATGATCAATCAG GTAAAAAATACCGGTGCCAATCTAGCTATTTGCCAGTGGGGGTTTGATGATGAAGCAAACCATTTGCTCCTCCAGAATAAGCTTCCGGCTATACGTTGGGTTGGTGGGCCTGAAATTGAG ctTATAGCTATTGCCACTGGGGGGCGCATTGTTCCTCGGTTTTCAGAACTTACACCTGAAAAGCTCGGCAGTGCTGGTATCGTAAAAGAATTATCTTTTGGAACTACTAAGGACAAGATGCTTGTGATTGAAGAGTGCCAGAACTCAAGGGCAGTGACTATCTTCATCAGAGGTGGAAATAAAATG ATAATTGAAGAGGCAAAAAGAGCACTTCATGATGCATTGTGTGTAATTCGAAATCTTGTGAAAGATAATCGTGTTGTATATGGTGGTGGTGCTGCAGAGATCGCCTGTGCTTTAGCTGTAAATGAGGCAGCTGACAAG TGTCCTACTTTTGAACAATATGCAATGAGAGCTTTCGCTGATGCCCTAGAAGTCATTCCAATGTCATTGGCAGAAAACAGTGGTTACAACCCGATCCAGACAATGACAGAAGTTCGAGCCAAACAGGTGAAGGAGAACAACCCTGCACTGGGAATAGATTGTTTACACAAGGAGACAAACG ATATGAAAAAACAACATGTCGTAGAGACTCTAATTGGAAAGAAGCAACAAATTTCTTTGGCTACCCAAGtggtgaaaatgatattaaaaatTGATGATATTCGATGCCCTGGAGAAATGCAGGAATAG
- the LOC129713767 gene encoding uncharacterized protein LOC129713767 isoform X2, whose amino-acid sequence MSDGDEIVHALKEGDTFKNDASDEPTNDDEEEIATKDSPDLQHQDNSECFENLESQVQTQLLSGQNEVKTISGQHQAQASGNGQQESESSIEKAQTEANNGTSNKAMDQVHIQDDASVEDKVGNNVDEIQPQNNNGESDMAKNEIGQIQFQASDDGQGEARSEADQINRDVQDEALSIPGDVEGRSTYCEHTKALSESRQVVGQPTFGQKDEALNELSQNEYQLASCGQDKAYSDLEQVEDELTNKKNKDLFDLGKVENHSTNGQDKAQSEKKQGQDQVDRLGQGEVQCESGQDQIYNDNEDNTNSGTSQDQPVTHDINKVNAEGAVCEMESQPMIGRAGLLAGTKSSTSTEKKRTCTIKKSSGTLPKTQTISTPGQAKAKNAPSKTKFQTKSIENVKLNAPVAAKVESEPVGDKKCLSAEPINSINNPQNTATVKTSVNDKDQFSANRDVSTVSVGPPASDKTWATKVDKRVMMFWCDICKVFCTSALHLQMHFLGNKHKKSTKPKKLLKINFKLLRRQGLWKVFSVK is encoded by the exons ATGAGTGATGGAGATGAAATTGTTCATGCTCTCAAAGAAGGAGACACATTTAAGAATGATGCAAGTGACGAGCCAACTAATGATGATGAAGAAGAGATTGCAACTAAAGATTCACCTGACCTGCAACATCAAGATAATAGTGAATGTTTTGAGAACCTTGAAAGCCAAGTCCAAACTCAGTTATTGAGTGGACAAAATGAAGTAAAGACTATTTCGGGTCAACACCAAGCTCAAGCTAGTGGTAATGGACAACAGGAGAGTGAGAGTAGCATAGAAAAAGCCCAAACTGAAGCTAACAATGGAACAAGTAATAAAGCAATGGACCAGGTGCATATTCAGGATGACGCTAGTGTGGAAGACAAAGTTGGGAATAATGTGGATGAAATCCAACCTCAAAATAATAATGGTGAAAGTGATATGGCTAAGAATGAGATTGGGCAAATCCAATTTCAAGCTTCTGATGATGGACAAGGTGAAGCTCGGAGTGAGGCAGACCAAATAAACAGAGATGTACAAGATGAAGCTCTAAGTATACCAGGTGATGTTGAAGGTCGATCCACCTATtgtgaacataccaaagctctgaGTGAGTCAAGACAAGTAGTGGGTCAACCTACTTTTGGTCAAAAAGATGAAGCTCTGAATGAGTTGAGCCAAAATGAATATCAGCTTGCCAGTTGTGGACAAGATAAAGCTTACAGTGATTTGGAGCAAGTTGAAGATGAGCTtaccaataaaaaaaataaagatctgTTTGATTTGGGTAAAGTTGAAAATCATTCTACCAATGGACAAGATAAAGCTCAGAGTGAGAAAAAACAAGGGCAGGATCAGGTTGATAGGTTGGGACAAGGTGAGGTTCAGTGTGAATCAGGCCAAGATCAAATTTATAATGATAACGAAGATAACACTAACAGTGGCACAAGCCAAGATCAACCTGTGACCCATGATATTAACAAAGTAAATGCTGAAGGTGCCGTGTGTGAAATGGAATCACAGCCGATGATAGGAAGAGCCGGTCTGCTTGCAGGAACAAAATCCTCAACTTCTACAGAAAAAAAGAGAAcatgtacaataaaaaaaagttcTGGCACACTACCTAAAACGCAAACAATAAGCACTCCAGGCCAAGCTAAGGCTAAGAATGCACCCTCCAAAACCAAATTCCAAACTAAAAGTATTGAAAATGTAAAGTTAAATGCTCCAGTGGCAGCAAAAGTTGAATCTGAGCCAGTTGGGGACAAAAAATGTTTGAGTGCTGAACCGATCAACAGTATAAATAACCCTCAAAACACTGCAACTGTGAAAACAAGTGTGAATGATAAAGACCAATTCTCAGCAAACAGAGATGTGTCTACTGTGAGCGTTGGGCCTCCTGCAAGTGACAAGACTTgggctactaaagtggataaacGGGTGATGATGTTTTGGTGTGAT ATTTGTAAAGTATTTTGCACCTCTGCCCTGCATCTGCAAATGCATTTCCTTGGCAATAAACATAAAAAG